Proteins found in one Cobetia sp. L2A1 genomic segment:
- a CDS encoding NCS1 family nucleobase:cation symporter-1 produces MAPTQTRSHMVRSNEEMIELVVAEDVAASPRYNEDIAPTKSAERTWSRWNIAALWVGMSICVPTYTLGGVLTAYFGLSVSEALVTILVANIVVLIPLTLNAFPGTRFGIPFPVVLRSSFGIIGSNVPCMIRAVVACGWFGIQTMFGGLAIHLLLSSMSADWKALGGVGEVIGFFLFWALNLFVVIRGAESIKWLETLSAPLLLAVGVGLMVWALPHTSISELLAQPPNRPEGDGVASYFMAGLTAMVGFWATLSLNIPDFSRYAKSQKDQIVGQIIGLPLTMFFFAALGVVLTAASSSLVGETISDPVNLIGRIDSPGWVAIAMVLIIIATLSTNTAANIVSPTNDFQNIAPKLINQTRGVLLTGLVGVLLMGFELIKKLGWIESDVSLESLYSNWLLGYSSLLGPIAGIMIVDYFVIRRQSFDLPSLYLDGGAYPAFNPAGFIAFFVPVGLTVISFSQPAFSWFYDYGWFTGSLLGALMYFVSSKLLDKAPSVVLPAAGSPRAY; encoded by the coding sequence ATGGCCCCGACACAGACGCGCTCGCACATGGTGCGCAGCAACGAGGAGATGATCGAGCTGGTAGTGGCAGAGGATGTTGCCGCCAGCCCGCGCTATAACGAAGATATTGCACCGACGAAAAGCGCTGAACGCACCTGGTCGCGCTGGAACATCGCGGCCTTGTGGGTTGGCATGTCGATTTGTGTGCCCACCTATACCTTGGGCGGTGTGTTGACTGCTTACTTCGGGCTGAGTGTCAGCGAGGCACTGGTGACGATTCTGGTCGCCAATATCGTGGTGCTGATTCCGCTGACCCTCAACGCCTTTCCCGGCACGCGTTTCGGGATCCCCTTCCCTGTCGTACTGCGCTCATCGTTCGGCATCATCGGCTCCAATGTGCCGTGCATGATTCGTGCAGTGGTGGCGTGTGGCTGGTTTGGCATCCAGACGATGTTCGGTGGCCTGGCGATCCATCTATTGCTGTCGAGCATGTCGGCAGACTGGAAGGCGCTCGGGGGTGTTGGTGAAGTCATTGGCTTCTTCTTGTTCTGGGCGCTCAACCTGTTCGTGGTGATCCGTGGCGCTGAATCCATCAAGTGGCTGGAAACGCTCTCCGCGCCGCTATTGCTGGCGGTAGGGGTCGGGTTGATGGTGTGGGCGTTGCCGCATACGTCGATCAGTGAGCTGCTGGCTCAGCCGCCCAATCGCCCTGAAGGCGATGGTGTGGCGAGCTACTTCATGGCGGGTCTGACGGCAATGGTCGGTTTCTGGGCGACACTGTCACTCAACATTCCCGATTTCAGTCGTTACGCCAAGAGTCAGAAAGACCAGATTGTCGGTCAGATCATCGGCCTGCCTCTGACGATGTTCTTCTTCGCCGCACTGGGTGTGGTGCTGACGGCCGCTTCCAGCTCGCTGGTGGGAGAAACCATCTCCGATCCGGTCAATCTGATCGGGCGTATCGATAGCCCGGGCTGGGTCGCCATCGCCATGGTACTGATCATCATCGCGACGTTGTCGACCAACACCGCAGCCAATATCGTCTCGCCGACCAATGACTTTCAGAACATCGCGCCCAAGTTGATCAATCAGACACGCGGTGTGCTGCTCACCGGACTGGTTGGCGTACTGCTGATGGGCTTCGAGCTGATCAAGAAGTTGGGCTGGATCGAGTCGGACGTGAGTCTCGAGAGTCTCTATTCCAACTGGCTGCTGGGCTATTCGAGTCTGCTGGGGCCGATTGCCGGCATCATGATCGTCGACTACTTCGTGATTCGGCGCCAATCCTTCGATCTACCATCACTTTATCTGGATGGCGGTGCCTATCCTGCCTTCAATCCAGCGGGCTTTATCGCCTTCTTCGTACCAGTGGGCCTGACGGTGATCAGTTTCTCCCAGCCGGCCTTCTCCTGGTTCTACGACTATGGCTGGTTCACCGGCTCGTTACTGGGGGCGCTGATGTACTTTGTCTCCAGCAAGCTGTTGGACAAGGCGCCGTCGGTGGTATTGCCGGCAGCCGGTAGCCCGAGGGCGTACTGA
- a CDS encoding LysR family transcriptional regulator: MQRWDRIEAFVEVVRIGSFSGAARHLAVSSSHVSRLISQLEAQLDTQLLYRTTRQTRLTDAGQVYYEHCHHLFDGFRAAEQAIGDFHARPSGVLKLTSATTFGERYVAPLVNDFQLKHPQLEVQMHFTNRPVELIDEGYDVAIRMGVLKDSSLIARRLVDRREYVVASHDYFQREPRPHTLSELSSHRCLAGSKREWLFEVEGQRREVRITGSWQANSGPALLDAALKGLGIAQLPDYYVTPYLQSGELIAVLNDYRVRDTGVWIVYPRHRHLSPKVRQFVDFMVERFEGRTSALPS; encoded by the coding sequence ATGCAGCGCTGGGACCGCATCGAAGCATTTGTGGAAGTCGTCAGAATCGGCTCTTTTTCCGGTGCAGCCCGTCATCTCGCGGTTTCCAGCTCCCATGTCAGTCGCCTGATCAGTCAATTGGAAGCCCAGCTCGACACCCAGCTGCTCTACCGGACGACGCGCCAGACCCGTCTGACCGATGCTGGGCAGGTGTATTACGAGCACTGTCATCATCTGTTTGATGGCTTTCGCGCCGCCGAACAGGCCATCGGTGATTTTCATGCCCGCCCCAGCGGTGTCCTCAAACTGACCAGTGCCACCACCTTCGGTGAGCGCTACGTGGCACCGCTGGTCAATGACTTTCAGCTCAAGCATCCCCAGCTCGAAGTGCAGATGCACTTCACCAATCGTCCGGTGGAGCTGATTGACGAAGGCTACGACGTCGCCATCCGCATGGGGGTGCTCAAGGACTCCTCGCTGATCGCGCGCCGCCTGGTCGATCGACGCGAATATGTCGTCGCCTCGCATGACTATTTTCAACGCGAACCACGCCCACATACGCTGTCAGAACTCTCCAGCCATCGCTGCCTGGCAGGTTCCAAGCGTGAATGGTTGTTCGAGGTAGAGGGCCAGCGCCGTGAAGTGCGCATCACGGGAAGCTGGCAGGCCAATTCAGGCCCAGCGCTGCTCGACGCCGCACTCAAGGGTCTCGGGATAGCCCAGCTACCTGACTACTATGTGACACCGTACCTGCAAAGCGGCGAGCTGATTGCGGTTCTCAACGACTATCGCGTGCGCGATACCGGGGTGTGGATCGTCTATCCCCGCCATCGTCATCTGTCACCCAAGGTGCGTCAGTTCGTCGACTTCATGGTCGAACGCTTTGAAGGCCGGACATCCGCGCTGCCGAGCTGA
- a CDS encoding S-(hydroxymethyl)glutathione dehydrogenase/class III alcohol dehydrogenase: MKSRAAIALEAGKPLELVEIDVEGPKAGEVLVRIVNTAVCHTDAYTLSGADPEGLFPSVLGHEGAGIVEEVGEGVTGLVPGDHVIPLYTAECGKCKFCLSGKTNLCSAVRATQGRGLMPDGTSRFSLDGKMLHHYMGTSTFSEYTVVPEVSLAKVSKEAPLDKICLLGCGVTTGIGAVLNTAKVEPGATVAIFGLGAIGLAAIQGAVMAKASRIIAIDINEDKFDLARKFGATDFVNPSKLSVPVQEAIVDMTDGGVDYSFECIGNVKVMRAALECAHKGWGESIIIGVAGAGEEISTRPFQLVTGRVWKGSAFGGVKGRTELPGYVDRYMSGAINLDDFITHQMPFEKINESFDLLHEGKSIRTVLSF; encoded by the coding sequence ATGAAATCACGTGCTGCGATTGCATTGGAAGCTGGCAAGCCGCTTGAGCTGGTCGAGATTGATGTCGAAGGCCCGAAGGCGGGCGAGGTGCTGGTGCGCATCGTCAACACTGCCGTCTGCCACACCGACGCCTATACCCTGTCAGGTGCTGACCCTGAAGGACTGTTCCCGTCGGTGCTGGGCCATGAAGGCGCCGGTATCGTCGAGGAAGTGGGAGAGGGCGTGACCGGGCTGGTGCCGGGTGACCACGTCATCCCGCTGTATACCGCCGAGTGTGGCAAGTGCAAGTTCTGCCTTTCCGGCAAGACCAACCTGTGCAGCGCGGTGCGTGCCACCCAGGGCCGTGGCCTGATGCCGGACGGCACCTCGCGCTTCTCGCTGGACGGCAAGATGCTGCACCACTACATGGGGACGTCCACGTTCTCCGAGTACACCGTGGTGCCGGAAGTCTCGCTGGCCAAGGTCTCCAAGGAAGCGCCGCTGGACAAGATCTGTCTGCTGGGTTGTGGCGTCACCACCGGGATCGGTGCGGTGCTCAACACTGCCAAGGTCGAGCCGGGCGCGACCGTCGCCATCTTCGGCCTCGGCGCAATTGGTCTGGCGGCCATCCAGGGCGCCGTGATGGCCAAGGCGTCACGCATCATTGCCATCGACATCAATGAAGACAAGTTCGATCTGGCCCGCAAGTTCGGCGCCACCGATTTCGTCAACCCGAGCAAGCTTTCCGTGCCGGTGCAGGAAGCCATCGTCGACATGACGGACGGCGGCGTCGACTACTCCTTCGAGTGCATCGGCAACGTCAAGGTCATGCGTGCGGCGCTTGAGTGCGCGCACAAGGGCTGGGGCGAATCCATCATCATCGGTGTCGCCGGTGCCGGCGAAGAGATCTCCACCCGTCCGTTCCAGCTGGTGACCGGGCGCGTCTGGAAAGGCTCCGCCTTCGGCGGCGTCAAGGGCCGTACCGAGCTTCCGGGGTATGTCGATCGTTACATGAGCGGCGCCATCAATCTGGACGATTTCATCACCCATCAGATGCCGTTCGAGAAGATCAACGAATCCTTCGATCTTCTGCATGAAGGCAAGTCGATCCGCACCGTTCTCAGCTTCTGA
- the fghA gene encoding S-formylglutathione hydrolase, translated as MTATEQLELVSANKVHGGWLKRYRHRSGSLDCDMVFAIYLPPQAENGPVPMLWWLSGLTCTDENFMQKAGAQRLAAELGIALICPDTSPRGVDLPGEDDSYDFGSGAGFYLNATREPWARHYRMYDYVTEELPALVKQHFPVDAERESISGHSMGGHGALICALKNPGRYRSVSAFSPIVNPAGCPWGEKAFTGYLGDDRAQWTQWDSCELVKQGASRQELFIDQGENDQFLDSELMPERLEAVCAGKDHPLILRRHLGYDHSYFFITSFIEEHLAYHAKHLL; from the coding sequence ATGACCGCGACTGAACAACTCGAGCTGGTCAGCGCCAACAAGGTACATGGCGGCTGGCTCAAGCGTTACCGTCACCGCAGTGGCAGCCTGGATTGCGACATGGTGTTTGCCATCTACCTGCCACCCCAGGCCGAAAATGGCCCCGTGCCAATGCTGTGGTGGCTGTCGGGGCTGACCTGCACCGACGAGAACTTCATGCAGAAGGCAGGTGCTCAGCGCCTGGCGGCAGAGTTGGGCATTGCACTGATCTGCCCGGACACCAGCCCGCGCGGTGTGGATCTGCCGGGTGAAGACGACAGCTACGATTTTGGCAGTGGTGCTGGCTTCTACCTCAACGCCACGCGTGAGCCGTGGGCGCGCCACTACCGCATGTATGACTACGTCACCGAGGAGCTGCCCGCGTTGGTCAAGCAGCATTTCCCGGTAGATGCTGAGCGTGAATCGATCTCTGGCCACTCGATGGGCGGACACGGTGCGCTGATCTGTGCACTGAAGAATCCGGGCCGCTACCGCTCGGTGTCGGCCTTCTCACCCATCGTCAATCCGGCGGGCTGTCCGTGGGGCGAGAAAGCCTTCACGGGCTATCTGGGGGATGATCGCGCCCAGTGGACGCAGTGGGATAGCTGTGAACTCGTGAAGCAGGGCGCTTCACGTCAGGAGCTTTTCATTGATCAGGGCGAGAATGACCAGTTCCTTGATAGCGAGCTGATGCCTGAGCGCCTTGAAGCCGTCTGTGCCGGGAAGGATCATCCGCTGATCTTGCGTCGCCACCTTGGCTACGACCACAGCTACTTCTTCATCACCAGCTTCATCGAGGAGCATCTGGCCTATCACGCCAAGCATCTCTTGTGA
- a CDS encoding GlxA family transcriptional regulator has product MTSDTRQPQTIGFLLLDSFTLISLASAVEPLRMANQLAGRELYRWYTLTLEGAPVRASDGLQVTPDASTDTCPPLDMAIVCGGVGIQRTVQRAHVSWLQAQARSGRRLGAVCTGSWALAQAGVLEGHETSIHWECLAAMQEAFPRVPLTTRLFSIDQDRATASGGTAPMDMMLTMIGREHGRELAAGISEMFICDRVRGEQDQQRVPLKHVLGTTQPKLLEIVALMEANLEEPIGLDELAHYVDVSRRQLERLFQRYLHCSPSRYYLKLRLTRARQLLKQTALSIIEVASACGFVSTPHFSKCYREYFGMPPRDERLGSERGAGVMGVPCRADGDHRLSGVASLEGLLHSAIGKSVLQMPNEAPVSSAILALANARGEPTYASVRL; this is encoded by the coding sequence ATGACATCGGATACCCGCCAGCCGCAGACCATCGGCTTTCTACTGCTCGATAGCTTCACGCTCATCTCGCTGGCCTCAGCGGTTGAGCCACTGCGCATGGCCAATCAACTGGCGGGGCGTGAGCTGTATCGCTGGTACACCCTGACACTAGAAGGTGCTCCCGTACGTGCCAGCGATGGTCTGCAGGTAACGCCAGATGCCTCGACTGATACCTGTCCGCCACTGGACATGGCCATCGTCTGTGGGGGGGTCGGTATCCAGCGCACCGTGCAGCGCGCACACGTGAGCTGGTTGCAGGCACAGGCCCGCAGCGGTCGTCGTCTCGGGGCGGTGTGTACCGGTAGCTGGGCGCTGGCACAGGCTGGCGTTCTCGAGGGCCACGAGACCAGCATTCATTGGGAGTGTCTGGCCGCCATGCAGGAAGCCTTCCCGCGCGTGCCGTTGACCACACGGCTGTTCTCCATCGATCAGGACCGCGCCACGGCCTCCGGCGGTACTGCGCCGATGGATATGATGTTGACCATGATCGGACGTGAGCATGGCCGTGAACTGGCGGCGGGCATCTCCGAGATGTTCATCTGTGATCGCGTGCGTGGCGAACAGGACCAGCAGCGCGTGCCGCTCAAGCATGTACTGGGCACCACTCAGCCCAAGTTGCTGGAAATCGTCGCGCTGATGGAAGCCAATCTGGAAGAGCCTATCGGCCTTGATGAGCTGGCCCATTACGTGGATGTCTCGCGCCGTCAGTTGGAGCGTCTGTTCCAGCGCTACCTGCACTGCTCACCGTCACGCTACTACCTCAAGCTGCGCCTGACGCGTGCTCGCCAGCTGCTCAAGCAGACAGCACTGTCGATCATCGAAGTGGCCTCGGCGTGTGGTTTCGTCTCCACGCCGCACTTCTCCAAGTGCTACCGCGAGTATTTCGGCATGCCGCCGCGTGATGAGCGACTGGGTAGCGAACGTGGCGCTGGCGTCATGGGTGTGCCGTGTCGTGCCGATGGCGATCATCGCCTGTCTGGTGTGGCCAGCCTTGAGGGTTTGCTGCACTCCGCGATTGGCAAGTCCGTGTTGCAGATGCCCAACGAGGCGCCGGTCTCTTCGGCGATCCTGGCGTTGGCCAATGCCCGTGGTGAACCGACCTACGCCAGCGTACGCCTCTGA
- the mtgA gene encoding monofunctional biosynthetic peptidoglycan transglycosylase, with translation MRWLLLWALKITGCWMAACIGIVVLLRFMPLPLSMVMVEKWSFAMASGEPMTLQHDWVSASHISDNARLAVIASEDQKFPDHYGFDVDQIVKAIDARMAGERLRGASTISQQTAKNVFLWNGRSWVRKGLEVWFTILIEVIWPKERILEVYLNVAEWGPGVFGVEAAAQHHFNTTAENLTAYQASLLAAVLPNPIRFNAGKPSAYIQRRASWTRRQMNNLGMGYLKRLDQSRGWLSWELLPSLKELSPAR, from the coding sequence ATGCGCTGGTTGTTACTGTGGGCACTCAAGATCACGGGTTGCTGGATGGCAGCCTGTATCGGCATCGTCGTGCTGCTGCGTTTCATGCCGCTGCCATTGTCGATGGTGATGGTCGAGAAGTGGAGTTTTGCCATGGCATCGGGCGAACCCATGACACTTCAGCACGATTGGGTATCTGCCAGTCATATCTCCGACAACGCACGGCTGGCGGTGATTGCCTCGGAAGACCAGAAATTCCCCGATCACTATGGCTTCGACGTCGACCAGATCGTCAAGGCCATCGATGCCCGGATGGCCGGTGAGCGTCTGCGCGGCGCCAGCACCATCAGTCAGCAAACCGCCAAGAATGTCTTCCTCTGGAATGGGCGCAGCTGGGTGCGCAAGGGATTGGAAGTCTGGTTCACCATCCTGATCGAGGTGATCTGGCCCAAGGAGCGCATTCTGGAGGTCTATCTGAATGTTGCGGAGTGGGGGCCGGGTGTCTTCGGCGTCGAGGCGGCCGCTCAACATCACTTCAATACCACGGCGGAAAACCTGACTGCCTATCAGGCCAGTCTGCTGGCGGCGGTGTTACCGAATCCGATTCGCTTCAATGCCGGTAAGCCATCCGCCTATATCCAGCGTCGTGCCAGCTGGACCCGCCGTCAGATGAACAATCTTGGCATGGGCTATCTGAAACGCCTGGACCAGTCGCGCGGCTGGTTGAGTTGGGAGTTGCTGCCGTCTCTCAAGGAGCTATCGCCCGCGCGCTGA
- a CDS encoding dipeptidase, whose amino-acid sequence MSDLTTSPFGGSDAARALHDDSIVIDGLVIAKWQRELFEDMRKGGLTAANCTVSVWEGFQATVNNIVKSNQLIAESSDLVIPVRTAADIRTAKAEGKTGIIYGFQNANAYEDQIGYVDVFKQLGVGIVQMCYNTQNLVGTGCYERDGGLSGFGREMVAEMNRVGVMCDLSHVGSKTSEEVILESKVPVCYSHCAPSGLKDHPRNKSDAELRFIAEHGGFVGVTMFTPFLKAGVNATVDDYVEAIEYVMNLVGEDAIGIGTDFTQGHGQDFFEWLTHDKGYARRLTSFGKIVNPEGIRTIGEFPNLTDALLRRGMSEQQVRKIMGENWLRTLENVWGG is encoded by the coding sequence ATGTCTGACTTAACCACCTCCCCCTTCGGCGGGTCCGATGCGGCCCGTGCACTTCACGACGACAGCATCGTCATCGATGGTCTGGTGATTGCCAAGTGGCAGCGCGAACTGTTCGAGGACATGCGCAAGGGCGGTCTGACGGCAGCCAACTGCACCGTCTCGGTGTGGGAAGGCTTCCAGGCGACCGTCAACAACATCGTCAAGAGCAACCAGCTGATCGCCGAAAGCAGTGATCTGGTGATTCCGGTGCGCACGGCGGCGGACATTCGCACCGCCAAGGCGGAAGGCAAGACCGGCATTATCTACGGCTTCCAGAATGCCAATGCCTATGAAGACCAGATCGGCTATGTCGATGTCTTCAAGCAGCTCGGCGTGGGCATCGTGCAGATGTGCTACAACACCCAGAATCTGGTCGGCACCGGCTGTTACGAACGCGATGGCGGCCTGTCCGGCTTCGGGCGTGAGATGGTCGCCGAGATGAATCGCGTCGGCGTGATGTGTGACCTTTCCCACGTTGGCTCCAAGACCTCCGAGGAAGTCATCCTCGAATCGAAGGTCCCTGTCTGCTATTCCCATTGCGCCCCGTCCGGTCTCAAGGATCACCCGCGCAACAAGTCCGATGCCGAGCTGCGCTTCATCGCCGAACACGGCGGTTTCGTCGGCGTCACCATGTTCACTCCCTTCCTCAAGGCCGGCGTCAACGCCACGGTCGACGACTACGTCGAGGCCATCGAATACGTGATGAATCTGGTCGGCGAAGATGCCATCGGTATCGGCACTGATTTCACCCAGGGTCATGGTCAGGACTTCTTCGAGTGGCTGACCCACGACAAGGGCTACGCCCGTCGTCTCACCAGTTTCGGCAAGATCGTCAATCCGGAAGGTATCCGCACCATCGGCGAGTTCCCCAACCTGACCGACGCGCTGTTGCGTCGTGGCATGAGTGAGCAGCAGGTGCGCAAGATCATGGGTGAGAACTGGCTTCGTACGCTGGAAAACGTCTGGGGCGGCTGA
- a CDS encoding DUF5943 domain-containing protein — protein MSKMAPELPIEVDSETGVWTSDALPMLYVPRHFFINNHVAVEEALGAEKYAEILYHAGYKSAWHWCEKEAEMHGLVGVEVFEHYMKRLSQRGWGLFITEEIDLEAGTCKVRLEHSCFVYQQGKTGTRLEYMFTGWFAGAMDQILAARGSELRTVAVQTQSGGEEGCDVGYFEVAPGTV, from the coding sequence ATGAGCAAGATGGCCCCTGAACTGCCGATCGAAGTGGATAGCGAGACTGGCGTATGGACGTCTGATGCGCTGCCGATGCTATATGTGCCGCGTCATTTCTTCATCAACAACCATGTCGCGGTGGAAGAGGCGCTGGGGGCAGAGAAGTATGCCGAGATTCTCTATCACGCCGGCTACAAGAGCGCCTGGCACTGGTGCGAGAAAGAGGCCGAGATGCATGGCCTGGTGGGCGTGGAGGTGTTTGAGCATTACATGAAGCGCCTGTCACAGCGCGGCTGGGGGCTTTTCATCACTGAAGAGATCGATCTGGAAGCGGGTACCTGCAAGGTACGTCTCGAGCATTCCTGCTTCGTCTATCAGCAGGGCAAGACCGGTACCAGACTTGAGTACATGTTCACCGGCTGGTTTGCCGGCGCGATGGACCAGATTCTGGCCGCGCGCGGCAGTGAGCTGCGTACCGTTGCCGTGCAGACCCAGAGCGGTGGTGAGGAAGGATGTGACGTGGGGTATTTCGAGGTCGCTCCCGGAACAGTGTGA
- the dgcA gene encoding dimethylglycine demethylation protein DgcA yields the protein MAFDALFQPIEIGKLTIRNRVVSTAHAEVYATDGGMTTERYVRYYEEKAKGGCGLCICGGSSVVSIDSPQGWWSSVNLATDRIIPHFQNLADAVHKHGGKIMIQITHMGRRSRWDGFDWTSLMSPSGIREPVHRSTCKTIEVEEIHRIIADFAQAARRAKEGGLDGVELSAVHQHLIDQFWSPRVNKRTDEWGGTFEGRMKFGIEVLKAVRAEVGDDFVVGMRICGDEFHPDGLSHDDMKQIAAYYDATGLLDFFGVIGSGCDTHNTLANVIPNMSYPPEPFLHLASGIKEVVSIPVIHAQNIKDPNQAERILEGGYVDMVGMTRAHIADPHIIAKIKMGQLDQIKQCVGANYCIDRQYQGLDVLCIQNAATSREYMGLPHEIEKTSGPVRKVVIVGGGPAGMEAARVCAERGHDVTLFEAKEELGGQITTASKAPQRDQIAGITRWFQLELARLKVDLRLGTRADEATIRDLRADVVILCVGGRPFMEQYESWGYDPDPAKSLIVSSWDVLDGNVAPGNNVLIYDSICEFSGVSVADYLSDKGAKVEIVTDDIKPGAAVGGTTFPTYYRSLYAKEVVMTSDMLLHEVYREGEGLVAVLENEYTGTLEERVVDQIVVENGVRPDEALYYAFKEDSLNKGQIDVESLYAITPQPCLSQATAGDDYLLFRLGDCNAPRNTHAAIYDALRLCKDF from the coding sequence ATGGCATTCGACGCACTCTTCCAGCCGATCGAGATCGGCAAGCTGACCATCCGCAACCGCGTCGTCAGTACTGCCCATGCCGAGGTATATGCCACCGATGGCGGCATGACCACCGAGCGCTACGTGCGCTACTACGAAGAGAAGGCCAAGGGCGGTTGTGGCCTGTGCATCTGTGGTGGCTCCTCGGTGGTGTCCATCGATAGCCCTCAGGGCTGGTGGAGCTCCGTCAATCTCGCGACTGACCGCATCATTCCGCATTTCCAGAATCTGGCCGATGCCGTGCACAAGCATGGCGGCAAGATCATGATTCAGATCACCCACATGGGACGTCGTTCTCGCTGGGATGGCTTCGATTGGACCTCGTTGATGTCACCGTCCGGCATCCGTGAGCCGGTCCATCGCTCGACCTGCAAGACCATCGAAGTCGAGGAAATTCATCGCATCATCGCCGATTTCGCCCAGGCGGCTCGTCGTGCCAAGGAAGGTGGCCTGGATGGCGTCGAGCTGTCCGCCGTGCACCAGCACTTGATCGACCAGTTCTGGAGCCCACGCGTCAACAAGCGCACCGATGAGTGGGGCGGTACGTTTGAGGGGCGCATGAAGTTCGGTATCGAAGTGCTCAAGGCGGTGCGCGCTGAGGTCGGTGACGACTTCGTGGTCGGCATGCGTATCTGCGGTGACGAGTTCCATCCCGATGGTCTGTCCCACGATGACATGAAGCAGATCGCGGCCTATTACGACGCCACGGGTCTGCTCGATTTCTTCGGCGTGATCGGCTCGGGCTGTGATACCCACAACACCCTCGCCAATGTCATCCCCAACATGTCCTACCCGCCGGAACCCTTCCTGCATCTGGCCTCCGGTATCAAGGAAGTCGTGTCGATTCCGGTGATCCACGCCCAGAACATCAAGGACCCCAATCAGGCCGAGCGTATCCTGGAAGGCGGCTATGTCGACATGGTCGGCATGACCCGTGCGCATATCGCGGATCCGCATATCATCGCCAAGATCAAGATGGGTCAGCTCGACCAGATCAAGCAGTGTGTCGGTGCCAACTACTGCATCGATCGTCAGTACCAGGGCCTCGACGTGCTGTGCATCCAGAATGCCGCCACCTCGCGCGAATACATGGGGCTGCCGCATGAAATCGAGAAGACCAGCGGTCCCGTCCGCAAGGTCGTGATCGTCGGTGGCGGCCCGGCAGGAATGGAGGCGGCCCGCGTCTGTGCCGAACGTGGCCATGACGTGACGCTTTTCGAGGCCAAGGAGGAACTGGGTGGCCAGATCACCACGGCATCCAAGGCACCGCAGCGTGATCAGATCGCCGGTATCACGCGCTGGTTCCAGCTGGAACTGGCACGCCTCAAGGTCGATCTGCGTCTCGGCACGCGTGCCGATGAAGCGACCATTCGCGATCTGCGCGCTGACGTGGTGATTCTCTGTGTCGGTGGTCGTCCGTTCATGGAGCAGTACGAATCCTGGGGCTACGACCCTGATCCGGCCAAGAGCCTGATCGTCTCCTCATGGGACGTGCTCGATGGCAATGTCGCGCCGGGTAACAACGTGCTGATCTACGACAGCATCTGCGAGTTCTCTGGCGTCTCGGTGGCTGACTACCTGTCTGACAAGGGCGCCAAGGTTGAAATCGTGACTGACGACATCAAGCCTGGCGCAGCCGTTGGCGGCACCACCTTCCCGACCTATTACCGCAGCCTGTACGCCAAGGAAGTCGTCATGACGTCCGACATGCTGCTGCATGAGGTCTATCGCGAAGGCGAGGGGCTGGTGGCGGTACTCGAGAATGAATACACCGGCACGCTGGAAGAACGTGTTGTCGATCAGATCGTGGTCGAGAACGGTGTGCGTCCGGATGAAGCACTGTATTACGCCTTCAAGGAAGACTCGCTCAACAAGGGCCAGATTGATGTGGAATCGCTCTATGCCATCACGCCGCAGCCGTGCCTGAGCCAGGCTACCGCAGGTGATGATTACCTGCTGTTCCGTCTCGGCGACTGCAACGCGCCGCGCAACACCCACGCTGCCATCTACGACGCTTTGCGCCTGTGCAAGGATTTCTGA